ttcttcatgatttggtcttggtaagttgtgtttttctaggaatttgttcattttatctagattatctaatttattggtgTACCATTGTTCACAGTATTCTTTTATGATCGCTTTCATTTCTGTAAGATCATTAGTAATatccttcttttgtttctcattttagttatttggatcttctctccttttttcttaatcaGTCTAGATAAAGTTTTTTCAGCTGTCGTGATCTTTTGGAGGAACCACtcttggttttattaattttctcttgtttttattcatattttattcatctctgcactaatcattattatttccttccttttactagctctgagtttattttgctctcctttttctaatttcttaagttATATAGTTAAGTTATTGATTTAcgatctttctctctttaaacGTATGCATTTACAGCTATCAATTTCCCTCTAGCACTGCTTTCAATGCATCTCATAAGTTTGGGCATGtcgtgtttttgttttcatatttcctGGGGTATTCTCTAAtgtcccttgtgatttcttctttggctatGGAttttttaagagtgtgttgtttgaTTACCTTGTGTTTGTGAGTATTCCGTCCCTCCTTCTCTtagtgatttctagttttattttactgtttcacCAGGGAACTGCTTGAATAGCCCTTTTTTTATATTCCAATACGTTGCCTTGTCGTTCAATCTGTGTCAAGGCCATATACATAGGTTTTTGTTGTGGAAACTGGTTTCTGAAACGGTCAGAAGAGATCTATGTGGTAGACACAATAATGGCCCCTCAAAATGGTCAATTTCCTAATACctagaaaatgtgaatattttgctttatatcACAAAGGAGATTTTGCACGAGTGATTAAGACTCTTGATATGGTGAGATTATTCCTAGATTGTCAATGTGGGCCCAATTtgatcacaagggtccttataagaaggaggcaggaaagttAAAGGTAGAGGAAAACAAGTGACAACAGAAGGAAGAGCTTGGAATGATAAGAAGATGGGAACCATGAGGAAAGGagtgtgggcagcctctagaattTGGGAAGGCCAGGAAGAGAGTTTCCAGAAGAAATGCAGCTCGGCTGACGCCTTGATGTTAGCCCAGAAACACCAGTtgtggacttctgacctccagaattatataataaacttctgttgttttaaaccactaagtttttggtaatttgttacagcaagattaggaaaataatataacaaaattatGCTATGGATAAAAAAATCCCAGGAACttgaaacaatgttttaaatcttatttaaacTACAAGTTTATTATGTTTTGTGAGCTCTGCTCATCACTGTCTCTCAAGTATCCAGGCTGATGGAGCAGAGCCCATCATGAACATGTGGATCTCTGCATATGAGGGAATTGATGCACAGAGGATCTTGCAGATAAATGCATATCCCACAAAATTCCTTCCTCACTTCTACATGCAACTCACTGGTCTAAAAAAGTCTCATGGTCCCACTCAATGCAAAGGTCAGGAAATGCAACACATCGTCTGGCCAGAATGTGGACAGCCAGAAATATCTGGTGAAGCATGAAACCCCCAGAGAGGGCTCAGGCACGCAAAGCAGCTCTCTGCCACATCATTTatcctcactgtgcctcagtttcctcacctgtactAGGATCTCACATTACAGGCTTGTTGTGAGGGTTGCATGAAATGATGCATGCAGTGTGCAGAGCTCTAGGCCAGCTCATGACGTGCACTCAGTCAGTGAAAGCTGTTATTGACAAATAATTGAGAAAACCTACAGGATCACATAAGGATGGATAAATAATGGATTTGTTTCCCTCCAGGAGCGGCAGGTGAGGAGCTTCAGGTGATTCAGCCTGACAAGTCAGTGTCCTTCACAGCTGGAGAGACGGCCACTCTGCGCTGCACCATGACCTCCCTGTACCCCGTGGGGCCTGTCCTGTGGTTCAGGGGGACAGGGCTAGACCGGGAATTAATCTACAATTTCAAAGGAGGCCACTTCCCCCAAGTAACAAATGTTTCAGACAACACAGAGAGAAACAACATGGACTTTTCCATCCATATCAGTAGCATGACCCCAGCAGACACTGGTACCTACTACTGCGTGAAGTTCCGGAAAGGGAGCCCTGATGATGTGGAAGTTAAGTCCGGACCAGGCACCCAGCTCACCGTGAGTGGTGAGTACAGCGTGGGCCTCCTTTGTCCCCTGGTGTGTGACAGCAAGTCAATGATAATACCCTCCATTCTTTGAGCAACAACAAGAATCACATGTGGCAGTGAGTGCTTATACTCATGATCTGATTTCACCCCCTTCTATAGATCAGGGAAGTTGAGGTCTACAGAGGTCATGCTTGTTTCTCAAGGCCCCACGGCTGTTAAATGAGGGGAAGTCTGGAACCACCATCTGCCTGGCTCCACAGCCCCTGCCTCTTCCAATCCCATCCAGCCCTTTGGAGTCAGGGACGAGGGAACTGAAAGTCTGAGTAACTTGCCTGGTCACAAGGCCAGACTTCACTCTGCCTGCAGAGAGTGCCCCTCAATTTGGCTGAGTCTCCCTTTactcagcatttactgagcacctactgtgtgtcaggctctgCTCTGGGTGCTGTGGAAGCCACAGTGGACACAACAGGCAAAGGATCTTCTCCCTGGAAGCTcacattctcttccctccctgtgAGGGAAATCCATgcagggcaggaaggggaggggagaacgtgtgtttcttcatttcatcttcaaaacatCAAACTGAGAAGAATCCATGAGAGCCACAGACTCTCTGTTTACTCTGACAGCCCGGCTGGAGGAGATGCACAGGTTGGGTGTTTGCTTTGTGTCTGTCCAGAAAACCCTTAGGTGATTCAGGGATGGAATCACACAGCCACCGAAGGCTCAGGGCTGAGCCGGGTCATCTCAGAATGTCCTTCACCCAGCGAAGAGGTTCCTCACGTGAATGACTTAGGGTTTCCCCGTTGAGGCAGCAAAGATGCTCATTTAGGGTTTTCTGCCAGAGGCCCAGGATTCTGAATCCTGAAATGTCAGTGCACAATGGACATTTAGACCCATCCATGCCAAACTTCCATGTATACACGTGGAACCTGAGGCCAGGAGATGACAGGTGCCTTGCCCACAGTCACATGGCCAGGCAGTGAGGGGATCTTTCCAGAACCCAGATCTGATTCCAGGCAGGCTCCTTCCTACCCTGGCATTGGACATTCTTTCCTAGAAGAACTTGGCCCACAGCAATTGCTGAACAAAAACTTGTTACAGCAAACCACTGAACAGGGAGCCAGCATTTCTCCTTTTTGGCGGTTTCCTAAAGGTTCAGAATGCCCCTCATTCAGACCCTGAGGCCCCAGGTGATTGAGAAACCTTGCCTCATCGTCAGGCACATCATCCCCAAGCAGGCATTCCATATCAGCGCCTAGAGCTGGCATTGTTTCCACAGCTGCATAAAATCCATCGTATGGAGACAGCATCCTTCATTTTACAATCTTCTGTCCATGGATATAAGCTGTTCCCAACTTTGGGATATTAAACCAGTGCTGCACCACTCTACTGAAGAAGGAGATGCCCACTGGAAGTGGCACTGCTAGGTCACTGGGTGTGTGTATTTCAATTTGTGTGGATGTTGCCAAATTTCTCACCTAGACGCGGTAGCAACTGAGTCTCCCCACAGCACTGCCCCTTACTCAGAGTTCACCTCTGGAACCTGTGCATCCTCTTCCATAAGACGAGGATAATgacccaccctcccagcaccatTAGAAGGAGTAAAACTAATATATGTGAAATTTCTTAACAGTGTCACCCACTTATGATCAGTGATGTAATCACATcatgtttattgtttataaatgCTCCTTTTGTAGCCAAACCCTCTCCCCCCGTGGTATCAGGCCTCACGGCGAGGGCCCTGCCCGAGCAGACAGTGAGCTTCACCTGCGAGTCCCATGGCTTCTCCCCCAGAAACATCACCCTGAAATGGTTCAAAAATGGCAATGAGCTCCCAGCCTCCCAGACCAACGTGGACCCAGAGGGAGACAGCGTGTCCTACAGCGTCTCCAGCACAGCCCAGGTGCTGCTGGCCCCGGGGGATGTTCGCTCCCAGGTCATCTGCGAGGTGGCCCACGTCACCCTGAAGGGGGTCCCTCCTCTTCGTGGGACGGCCAACTTGTCTGAGACCATCCGAGGTAGACGCCTCTCACCCCCAGCCCAAGCCCGCACCTGCCCCCAAGCCCCCAAGCCAGCTCCTCCCCCTGCTGTTTCCTCCAGGCCTGAATTGCCTGGAACCCAATTCCTGACAGTCCTTCCCAATCACCAGGCTCCTGGATGTGCTGGTCATTCACTCCTGTTTTAGTGGTGGCTGCCAagtgaacacctactatgtgccaagctctgtgctaggTAGTGTCATCTACTTAGCAATAGCAGCTCCagtcactgagcacctactctaaGCCTAGTCCCTGTCTGCTTGGTGATTTCATTTACTTTGCTACAATTATTATGCTTCCAGTGTATGCCAAGGGCTGTGCTTGTTGATTTCACTTATTATGACCCTAATAGGAGCTACCAGtccctgagcacctactgtgtgcctggccctgtgctcatgatttcattcatatgcaAAGATAGCCTCAGTgtttgagcacctgctgcatgccTGGCACTGTCCTGGGTGAGTCCCATCTGTGGTGGTGGGAGCTAAGCTATGGAGCCCTCCTCTGTGATCTGTCTGTTCCATAAGGTCAGAGCTTCTGCCCTGTGCTGTTTCAGTTCCGCCCACCTTGGAGGTTTCCCAGCACCCCATGGCAGGGAACCTGGTGAACATGGTCACCTGCCAGGCGAACAAGTTCTACCCCCGGCACCTAAAGCTGACCTGGTTGGAGAACAGAAACATGTCCCGACAAGAAACAGCCTCAACCCTCATAGAGAACAAGGATGGGACCTTTATTCAGATGAGCTGGCTCCTGATGAACTCATCTGACCACAAGGAGGATGTGGTGCTCACCTGCCAGGTGGAGCATGATGGGCAGCCGGCGGTCACCAAACACCTTACTCTGGAGGCCTCTGCCCACCAGAAGGTGCAGGACACAGGTGGAACCACTGGTAAGGCCTCCACTCCAACTGACCTGGTGCTTtctaaattttacctttttttaaatgttaaaagtagCAATTAATGCTTATTATAGGATAATGTAGAAGTCTATAAATATAAAGTAGAATTTAGAAGTGAGCTCTCCTCCACCAAATCCCACCCTCCAAGAGTCAGCACTAGTAAGAGTGGTGCATATCTTTACAGATGTTTGGACATAAATGCACattaaaggaagaagaagggagggagggagctcacTTGTTCACAGCATCCTGCCTCTTACTTTCTTCACCTGACTATGATTACGTCACCATCCATGTcagcccacctcccacctccttgcTCTTTCTAACCTCCGCCAGTCTCTATTCCATACTAGACTTTTCCATCCACATCAGTAATGTCACCCCAGCAGATGCCTACACCTACTACTCTGTGAAATTCTGGAAACGGAGCCCTGAGTACAAGGGGTTTGAGTCTGGACCAGACATGCAGGTGATCCTGAAGGATCACACACAGGCCTCCTTTGTCCCCTGACTTCTGACAATGGACCAAAAATAATCACAACCGTTCACAGCACATTTACTATATGCAATTCCAGTTCACCTGTGATCTCCTTTCCTGCTTCAACCACCCTGTGAGTCTggagttttacagatgagactcAGGGAGCAATGGCGGGATGTTGTTGAAGACATCTTGCCATTAGACCAGGTGATTGGGCTAAACTAGTCGGGCAAATCTGAGTCCCCAAGGACAGGGACCACAAGCATGTACAAGGAATATGTGCTAATTAAAGATACCTTCCCCCTCAGCTGGACATTGTCTCAAGGACCTACAGAGTCCCCTTTTCTATGAACAAAATATGTGttgtttctctctcatgtaaCATCAGAGGGAGTTGAGTCAGGTTTCTAAGAATCTTTACTCCAGAAGTCCTTTCAAAGGCCAACGTTCCTTCCATCTGCCAATTGTGTTGCCTCATCTGATGGGACAACCCTGGGACACCAACTGTCCATGTCCCTGCCTGCTGGAAGAGGAAATATAGGAAAATgaagacaatcttcctcaaaacaaaagactACCGAAGTTGCATAATTGTGTCCACTAATATCCTAGTCATGTATGTGCATCCAAATGCAACTGGAGTCCACTATTTTGTGGTCATTTGACCACACATTGGTTTTTCTACAAAGCCAATGCTATTACACACATAATAAAAATAACGATAATTCCTTCATATGGCCTAAAATGGAGTATATGTTCacattttcccaaatttcttttatAGGTGTTTTTTTGCACCAAAATTGCTTTTAACTCATCTGTAAATGTTTGGTACAATATTCCTGTGAAACCATCAGGGTCTCaagaattctttttcatttgttttaaattatgaacTCAGTTTCCTTAATAGATTAGGGCTATTCAAATTATTCATGTCATATTGGGTGAATTGTGGTTGgttgtgttttttgaggaatttggtCCATTTTCTCTAGGTTGTCAAGGATGCCTGTAGGGTTGTTCACAATCTCCCTGTATTATCCTTCTGATGTCTGCAGGGTCCGTAGTGATGTCCCCTTATCCATTCTGGATATCTGAAATgtgtcatttctccttttttcatcGTTAGTCTTGCTAGAAGTTTCTtcaattttattgctcttttcaaGGAATCTGCTtttttattgaccttttcaaaCAAATGGGATTTTCTCTATTActtctctgttttcagtttcattgatttttctccttttttctttactatttccttccttctgctgtgtgtatattttactcctccttttctcatttcttgaggCAGGAATGTGATGACTGATTTTACACTTCTCCTTTGTCTAGTGCCATCCTGGTCTCCTCCTCTGGCGGGCAGTCCGGAGTGTGGAATCTAGACCCCCAGCCACTGTGTTTCCCCTCCAGTCCTCAAGTGCCAGCCAATCTGCTTCCTCGTGCTCTTTCAGAGGCCCTCTGTGCTTGTACCTCATGTTTCTAGGGGTCGGAGTTGTACTAAAtgaggagagcagggagagacagGTCTATGCCATCCTGTCTGGACCAGCCTGGGTTTGCTCCTTTGTCTCCATCTCCCACTGAGGCTCTGACCAGGGTTGTTAGTTCTGGGTGCTCTCAGTGTGCGTGACTAAGCATGTACACTAGTTTACCAAGGCCGGAAATGGTTTTGGGTTGTCATGATTGTCAGGCTGGAGCAAAGTGCCAGATGCATATGTGACCCTGCTGCAGCGGGATGCCCAGCCTGCCCTGGCGTCTGAGGGCTTCAGCCACTGCAGTCCTGGGTCCAATGGGTCTGGTGTTAGGATGCATATTTTTGTGTTCATTTCCATGGTGTTGGGGTGTTTTACAATATTTCTAGCTTAATAGACCTCTCTTCTCTAGGTATAGCATAACCCAGATATGTTCATGGAGTTTGGGTGAGTCGGTTTTGACAATGGGAGAAGGGTTCTGAGAACTCTAAGCtcttcagttctctttttctttcagaaccttaaatttccctcttctctttttcctttttcccatcaCTACTCAATTGCCAAACaacacttcttccttctcttatGGCTTTTCAACCAAGAAGTTATGCACTTTAAATTGAGCCTATTCAGGGCCGCCCCgtactgagtggttaagtttgtgcactccactttgacagcccagggttgggatcccgggcgcggacatagcacctctcattaggccatgttgaggcagtgtcccacatgccacaactagaaggacccacaactaaaaatatacaactatgtactggggggacttggggagaaaaaagcagggaaaacaaTTGAGCCTATTCTTTCAGCAACatctatttgttcttttaaaataccaCAGCCTCCTTGGTTAGGTTCTTATTGCCACCATAAAGAATTGCCACACttttagttatttaaaacaacacaaatttatgacCTTACGGTTCTAGAGGTCAGGGGTCTACAATGGGctcagggctgtgctccttctggaggctccaggggaaaatccgtgtccttgccttttccagctcctagaggctgcccaccTTCCTCGGTAAGGGCCCCCCTCACTCTGACCTCTGACTCTGTCTTCACATCTCCTTCTccgactctcctgcctccctctttctcttatgACGATCTTTGCGATCACACTTGCTCCACTCAGATAACCCAAGATGGTGTccccatctcgagatccttaatcACCAAGACTATGCCTTTTACCATGTAAGTAACAGATTCACAGATTCTGAGGAGTCTGTGCCAACTTTTTTCAATCGGGTGGACTTGAAACTCCTTCCTGTGATCTGTGCTCTGCTCTGCAGGACACTTTTCCAACTTTTCAAATTTAGGGTGGATTTACTCTTGGTGGTGGGATTTCCAAATAACTCTCAGGCTCCTTTGCTAGCAGCCCTGTCGTTTTTCCTGGTAGCTGGGTGAGGCTGAGATGACAGCCTAGTGACCAATTGTGCACGGGGGTTTGGTGATTCTTCTCTTTTGACTCACagttattttgaagttttagCATTTTCTCTTCAACTAATACTGAGAGCCAGTTTTGTGTAGAATTTAACTTcccctttttgttctttcttctggTTTGGAGACGCCGTTTTTGGAAACAAGGAGCTGTGCTGCTCTTTGTCCTCAGTGCCCGGAGCTCAACTGAAGATTCCTGAGTGCTTTGTCCCATATGACCCTGTCCCACATCTCAGGGTCCATCCTTCCCCATTAGGGCCCAATTCTGGCAGagcaggccactgaagctgagaaTTCAACCTCCTCTGCAGCTCTGCTAATGTAATGATGTCCTAGGCCCATCCTCACTTCTTCTG
The Equus przewalskii isolate Varuska chromosome 21, EquPr2, whole genome shotgun sequence DNA segment above includes these coding regions:
- the LOC103567260 gene encoding signal-regulatory protein beta-1-like isoform X2, with product MPVPASRPHPAPPCLLLTLLLGLTGAAGEELQVIQPDKSVSFTAGETATLRCTMTSLYPVGPVLWFRGTGLDRELIYNFKGGHFPQVTNVSDNTERNNMDFSIHISSMTPADTGTYYCVKFRKGSPDDVEVKSGPGTQLTVSAKPSPPVVSGLTARALPEQTVSFTCESHGFSPRNITLKWFKNGNELPASQTNVDPEGDSVSYSVSSTAQVLLAPGDVRSQVICEVAHVTLKGVPPLRGTANLSETIRVPPTLEVSQHPMAGNLVNMVTCQANKFYPRHLKLTWLENRNMSRQETASTLIENKDGTFIQMSWLLMNSSDHKEDVVLTCQVEHDGQPAVTKHLTLEASAHQKVQDTGGTTVPSNIQH
- the LOC103567260 gene encoding signal-regulatory protein beta-1-like isoform X3, which encodes MPVPASRPHPAPPCLLLTLLLGLTGAAGEELQVIQPDKSVSFTAGETATLRCTMTSLYPVGPVLWFRGTGLDRELIYNFKGGHFPQVTNVSDNTERNNMDFSIHISSMTPADTGTYYCVKFRKGSPDDVEVKSGPGTQLTVSVPPTLEVSQHPMAGNLVNMVTCQANKFYPRHLKLTWLENRNMSRQETASTLIENKDGTFIQMSWLLMNSSDHKEDVVLTCQVEHDGQPAVTKHLTLEASAHQKVQDTGGTTGQELSTAPLVVLLLGTKVLLAIGVSTIYVHRKRRA
- the LOC103567260 gene encoding signal-regulatory protein beta-1-like isoform X1, giving the protein MPVPASRPHPAPPCLLLTLLLGLTGAAGEELQVIQPDKSVSFTAGETATLRCTMTSLYPVGPVLWFRGTGLDRELIYNFKGGHFPQVTNVSDNTERNNMDFSIHISSMTPADTGTYYCVKFRKGSPDDVEVKSGPGTQLTVSAKPSPPVVSGLTARALPEQTVSFTCESHGFSPRNITLKWFKNGNELPASQTNVDPEGDSVSYSVSSTAQVLLAPGDVRSQVICEVAHVTLKGVPPLRGTANLSETIRVPPTLEVSQHPMAGNLVNMVTCQANKFYPRHLKLTWLENRNMSRQETASTLIENKDGTFIQMSWLLMNSSDHKEDVVLTCQVEHDGQPAVTKHLTLEASAHQKVQDTGGTTGQELSTAPLVVLLLGTKVLLAIGVSTIYVHRKRRA
- the LOC103567260 gene encoding signal-regulatory protein gamma-like isoform X4; protein product: MPVPASRPHPAPPCLLLTLLLGLTGAAGEELQVIQPDKSVSFTAGETATLRCTMTSLYPVGPVLWFRGTGLDRELIYNFKGGHFPQVTNVSDNTERNNMDFSIHISSMTPADTGTYYCVKFRKGSPDDVEVKSGPGTQLTVSGQELSTAPLVVLLLGTKVLLAIGVSTIYVHRKRRA